In one Candidatus Peribacter riflensis genomic region, the following are encoded:
- a CDS encoding lipoprotein, producing MANSSFEQKVIRSAGNMPDFLRSGAAASSLHRRRGFVVLGIAGVAVLGWISLQSRQSMHMFTAQVMGDTPYCGNNIRETGEQCDSGYAWGRIEGCGINQVCQRCQCVTLTSANQHCIGTACYAGVNNCPSGTPACDVTCACSAIWWPHCGDARCMSFEQGAGGRIIHPSATGPIQNRVEGFGMDIVPMGDLDADQIPDVVVLATGNGTPFVSGTIHVIYMNRNGTAKRIDPLPYVPERQGLAPLKLAYAMESVGDIDSNGVPDLALYAWTGTYTEGDYGNDEEIRILRLQRTAEGVSVLADRANPEPQEQARQGYGYDLAYLGNGRLAAYLGRGDSFDEAVGIFQISSNGNIAQIGTVQGVSGGNVLGAPGDLNGDGANDLLWNRTVAFLSQDGTSVLSQQTIAFGSPYFNDGFIHSNPWGDTDGNGVPDLLLGMVSQQGKYENIGIVGKVLLERTSGNPPLRVKSSQIMYSPEQPARFGGAFGRAAANVGDIDGDGQPDIMIGSPETFFCVDGTQVHGCSGTHPGAVWVYLSGAGVPICTADCGSAPISPSSSSAPIPPSSSSVPIPPSSSSVPIIPSSSSQAAVCGDGRFAATKQCEPSGMLQTLPTNGIPDAVRAGDFNADGNADLVTLNLSPNRTGSINVFLGAGDGSFSPGANYQVGNVQSVFQAADAQGDGKLDLLLGATHIMRGNGDGTFQPVSSLLPQGADVAVGDFNEDGRPDIFTTTVSSPNSPHVEQLFAGQAGGGFAAGVTVAEFPHPWSNIVTADFDADGHLDVAYLPTGNSNDPPGLTANFTVQILYGNGNGAFISVPLTLSSWTSGATGLWMADINGDGRSDLYMDGNGNVGPFWLNNGNRTFEAKNNYMGNLNDPAALIDVDGDGKADVITGGRTASPTIEIHKGNGDGSFVQSPLYSFGVTYPLWHSEGNIAQADFDHDGRLDFAIARTSIADAGANFIIVQISPCAPGQTCSSSCQCIGTPIPPSSSSRSSSRSSSSTSHSSSASSVSSMTIASSSASHGVNALCGNGLQEGTEQCEAGIPCYTGLVCMNCLCIFPPSSSAAPPSSTSSDGFAQVTCGNSTLEEYEQCEQGFDFCPPDFLCDYTSCFCLPSGMFSSASSAGVSVGSQPLCGNGVLEVTEQCDTGNPCPGGDFCTIACMCESRGGPVPVAPSTVVRCGDGILGAGEQCESGMPCSDGAFCTTSCLCLRSETVSLCGNGVLNLREECDDGNTENGDGCDRSCRREAAVFAQTCGNGELEGGEQCELNSLCPRPGDQCLNCQCRAVSESACGNGVLEFPEECETTAACAGLSHFCASCRCVPFVCGDNVRDLGEECDDGNTASGDGCSATCQRETINLIASQAICGNGLIERDEECDDGNTVSEDGCSAVCQREVLPPRLELTLLPEQPASSSVAFQPVSSAPAVTVPVRTGPTPKRAVSSVPAFFPAAPVPSALAPSILATTIVQPPSWQPYASVVPYAPPTGPVGATGPASVAAMAAGAAAGWAWMRRRKNRR from the coding sequence ATGGCAAACAGCTCCTTTGAACAGAAAGTGATACGCTCAGCGGGAAATATGCCCGATTTCTTACGGTCCGGAGCGGCGGCGTCTTCTCTGCACAGGCGCAGAGGCTTTGTGGTGCTGGGGATCGCCGGGGTGGCCGTGCTGGGGTGGATATCTCTGCAGAGTCGGCAATCCATGCACATGTTCACCGCACAGGTGATGGGCGATACACCCTACTGCGGCAACAATATCCGCGAGACGGGGGAACAGTGCGACAGCGGGTATGCATGGGGCAGAATTGAGGGCTGTGGTATCAATCAGGTATGTCAGCGTTGTCAGTGCGTCACGCTCACGTCTGCGAATCAACACTGCATAGGCACGGCATGCTATGCAGGAGTAAATAATTGTCCTTCAGGGACACCGGCATGCGATGTGACCTGTGCCTGTTCCGCGATCTGGTGGCCACACTGCGGCGATGCACGGTGCATGTCTTTCGAGCAGGGGGCAGGTGGGCGGATCATCCATCCTTCGGCAACCGGGCCGATCCAAAACAGAGTGGAGGGCTTCGGCATGGATATCGTTCCCATGGGCGATCTGGATGCGGACCAGATCCCGGACGTCGTTGTTCTGGCTACCGGGAACGGCACCCCGTTCGTCAGCGGCACGATCCATGTGATCTATATGAATCGCAACGGCACCGCCAAGCGTATTGATCCGCTGCCTTATGTGCCGGAGCGTCAGGGTCTTGCCCCACTCAAGCTGGCCTACGCAATGGAATCAGTCGGGGATATCGACAGCAACGGCGTTCCCGATCTTGCCCTGTATGCGTGGACCGGCACGTATACGGAAGGGGACTATGGCAATGACGAAGAGATACGTATCCTTCGGCTGCAGCGGACGGCGGAAGGGGTTTCCGTTCTTGCCGACAGGGCAAATCCGGAGCCGCAAGAACAGGCGCGCCAGGGATACGGATACGATCTGGCCTACCTGGGCAATGGCAGACTGGCTGCATATCTGGGGCGAGGTGACTCCTTCGACGAGGCGGTTGGCATTTTCCAGATTTCATCGAATGGAAACATTGCGCAGATCGGCACCGTTCAAGGAGTCTCCGGTGGGAATGTGCTTGGTGCGCCCGGCGATCTCAATGGAGACGGCGCAAATGATCTCCTGTGGAATCGGACGGTGGCTTTTCTCTCGCAGGACGGGACATCGGTCTTGTCGCAGCAGACAATCGCCTTCGGGAGCCCGTACTTCAATGATGGATTTATTCATTCGAATCCCTGGGGGGACACGGATGGGAACGGAGTCCCGGATCTGCTCCTCGGTATGGTGAGTCAGCAGGGCAAGTACGAGAATATCGGTATCGTGGGAAAGGTATTGCTCGAGCGTACTTCGGGCAATCCGCCCCTCCGGGTGAAATCCTCTCAGATCATGTATTCCCCCGAACAACCTGCGCGTTTCGGCGGAGCTTTTGGAAGGGCCGCGGCGAACGTGGGCGATATCGACGGTGACGGACAGCCGGATATCATGATCGGCTCGCCCGAAACATTCTTCTGCGTCGATGGCACGCAAGTGCATGGATGCTCCGGCACGCATCCCGGTGCTGTTTGGGTGTACCTCTCCGGCGCCGGTGTTCCGATCTGCACTGCAGACTGCGGCTCCGCACCAATTTCTCCATCTTCGTCTTCTGCTCCGATTCCCCCATCTTCGTCTTCTGTTCCGATTCCCCCATCTTCGTCTTCTGTTCCGATCATTCCGAGCTCCTCTTCGCAGGCGGCTGTCTGTGGGGACGGGCGCTTCGCAGCGACCAAGCAGTGCGAGCCATCAGGCATGCTGCAGACTTTGCCTACGAACGGTATCCCCGATGCGGTCCGGGCGGGCGACTTCAACGCAGACGGCAACGCGGATCTGGTCACGCTGAATCTAAGCCCCAATCGAACCGGCAGCATCAATGTCTTTCTCGGCGCGGGGGACGGCAGTTTCAGCCCCGGAGCGAATTATCAAGTTGGCAATGTGCAATCCGTCTTCCAGGCCGCCGATGCGCAGGGCGACGGCAAGTTAGACCTTTTGCTGGGGGCAACACACATCATGAGAGGCAATGGAGATGGCACGTTCCAGCCTGTATCATCCCTGCTGCCGCAAGGCGCTGATGTCGCTGTAGGCGATTTTAACGAAGACGGCCGTCCCGATATCTTCACCACCACCGTATCCTCGCCCAACTCTCCGCATGTGGAGCAGCTCTTCGCAGGTCAGGCCGGGGGAGGCTTCGCCGCCGGCGTCACCGTCGCGGAGTTTCCGCACCCTTGGAGCAATATCGTCACGGCAGACTTTGACGCGGATGGCCACCTCGATGTCGCGTACCTGCCGACCGGTAATTCCAATGACCCACCGGGGCTCACCGCCAATTTCACGGTGCAGATACTCTACGGCAACGGGAACGGCGCCTTCATCTCGGTACCATTGACGCTCAGCAGTTGGACGAGCGGCGCCACCGGTCTGTGGATGGCGGATATCAACGGGGATGGACGCAGCGATCTTTACATGGATGGCAACGGCAACGTGGGGCCATTTTGGCTCAACAACGGCAACCGCACGTTTGAAGCAAAGAACAATTATATGGGGAATCTGAATGACCCCGCTGCGCTCATCGATGTCGATGGCGACGGCAAGGCCGATGTCATCACCGGCGGCCGTACCGCCTCGCCCACCATTGAGATCCACAAAGGCAATGGCGATGGCTCCTTTGTCCAATCACCCCTGTATTCCTTTGGAGTCACGTACCCGCTCTGGCACTCAGAAGGGAATATCGCCCAGGCGGACTTCGATCATGACGGTAGGCTGGACTTCGCCATCGCCCGGACAAGCATCGCCGATGCGGGGGCGAACTTCATCATCGTGCAGATCAGCCCCTGCGCTCCCGGACAGACCTGCAGCAGTTCCTGCCAGTGCATCGGTACGCCCATTCCGCCCAGCTCGTCCTCCCGTTCTTCTTCGCGCTCCTCATCTTCTACTTCACACTCCTCCTCCGCATCTTCCGTCTCGAGCATGACCATTGCATCGTCGAGCGCGTCGCACGGTGTCAACGCGCTCTGCGGCAACGGTCTGCAGGAGGGCACCGAGCAGTGCGAAGCAGGCATTCCCTGTTACACGGGCCTCGTCTGCATGAATTGCCTGTGCATCTTCCCGCCCTCCTCATCTGCGGCGCCTCCCTCCTCCACATCTTCCGACGGCTTTGCTCAGGTCACCTGCGGCAATAGCACGTTGGAGGAGTATGAACAGTGCGAGCAGGGATTCGACTTCTGCCCGCCCGATTTTCTCTGTGACTACACTTCGTGCTTCTGTCTGCCATCCGGGATGTTCTCGAGTGCGTCCTCTGCGGGGGTGTCTGTCGGCAGCCAGCCCCTCTGTGGCAACGGCGTTCTGGAAGTCACAGAGCAGTGCGATACGGGGAATCCGTGCCCCGGCGGGGATTTCTGCACTATTGCGTGCATGTGTGAATCACGCGGGGGGCCTGTACCCGTCGCACCTTCCACTGTCGTGCGCTGCGGCGATGGAATTCTCGGAGCAGGGGAACAGTGTGAATCCGGCATGCCCTGCAGTGACGGCGCCTTCTGCACCACATCCTGCCTCTGCCTCCGGAGTGAAACGGTCTCCCTCTGTGGCAACGGCGTGCTTAACCTCCGTGAGGAGTGCGACGACGGCAACACCGAGAATGGTGACGGCTGTGACCGGTCCTGCCGGAGAGAGGCTGCCGTTTTTGCACAGACCTGCGGTAACGGAGAACTGGAAGGAGGGGAACAGTGCGAGTTGAACAGTCTCTGCCCCCGTCCGGGGGACCAGTGCCTGAATTGCCAGTGCCGTGCCGTGTCGGAGTCGGCCTGCGGCAATGGGGTTCTCGAATTCCCCGAGGAGTGCGAGACCACAGCCGCGTGTGCGGGTCTCTCGCACTTCTGTGCCAGTTGCCGCTGTGTCCCGTTTGTCTGCGGCGACAATGTCCGCGATCTCGGCGAGGAGTGTGACGACGGCAACACGGCATCCGGCGACGGCTGCTCTGCCACCTGCCAGCGCGAGACGATCAATCTCATTGCCTCTCAGGCCATCTGCGGCAACGGTCTCATCGAGCGGGATGAGGAGTGTGACGACGGCAACACGGTTTCGGAGGATGGATGTTCCGCTGTCTGCCAGCGCGAAGTTCTGCCACCACGGTTAGAACTCACACTCCTTCCCGAGCAGCCCGCCTCTTCGTCTGTTGCCTTTCAGCCTGTTTCCAGCGCGCCTGCAGTGACCGTCCCGGTGCGCACCGGTCCTACCCCCAAGAGGGCAGTGTCTTCCGTTCCAGCCTTCTTTCCCGCTGCACCCGTTCCCTCTGCCCTTGCTCCTTCTATTCTCGCCACAACCATCGTCCAGCCGCCCTCCTGGCAGCCATATGCTTCCGTCGTTCCCTACGCTCCGCCCACGGGCCCCGTGGGTGCCACCGGTCCAGCCTCTGTCGCGGCGATGGCCGCAGGTGCAGCGGCGGGGTGGGCGTGGATGCGACGGAGAAAGAACAGGCGGTAG